One genomic window of Punica granatum isolate Tunisia-2019 chromosome 1, ASM765513v2, whole genome shotgun sequence includes the following:
- the LOC116193163 gene encoding palmitoyl-monogalactosyldiacylglycerol delta-7 desaturase, chloroplastic-like: MALLASPQTHPSPHLPLRTLHRPRRPIVGLSSRFSSGPSPKFPTRLDALTFCAYTVLKLRSESPPLRNRAALDNAGPALSASDLQEAVEGEQRRIMLSDVVVTRPRTVFRDRRWNSLDLSTGGVILAMHLLSLFAPLCFNWKALWVAVGLYAVTGLFGITLSFHRNLSHRSFKLPKWLEYSFAYCGVLALQGNPIDWVSTHRYHHQFRDSERDPHSPKEGFWFSHVSWLFDTDYVAERCGGPNNVVDLQKQPFYRFVQSTYIAHPIALAALLYALGGFPFLVWGMGVRTTWVYHITWLVNSACHVWGKQAWNTNDLSRNNWWVALLSFGEGWHNNHHAFEYSARHGLEWWQLDMTWYMIRLLQAVGLATDVKLPSEIQRQRLALETAN, translated from the exons ATGGCTCTGCTGGCTTCTCCTCAAACACATCCAAGCCCTCACCTTCCTCTCCGCACTCTCCACCGCCCCAGGAGACCCATAGTTGGTCTGTCCTCGCGGTTCAGCTCCGGACCCTCCCCCAAGTTCCCCACCAGACTCGACGCCCTCACTTTCTGCGCCTACACGGTCCTCAAACTGCGCTCCGAGTCTCCCCCGCTGAGAAACAGAGCAGCATTGGATAATGCCGGACCTGCCTTGTCCGCGTCGGACCTGCAGGAGGCAGTGGAGGGGGAGCAGAGGCGGATTATGCTATCGGACGTTGTGGTTACGAGGCCGAGGACGGTGTTCCGGGACCGGAGGTGGAACTCTTTGGACTTGTCCACCGGCGGGGTGATCTTGGCCATGCATTTGCTGAGCCTGTTCGCGCCGCTCTGCTTCAACTGGAAAGCGCTCTGGGTAGCAGTCGGGCTGTACGCGGTGACGGGGTTGTTCGGCATTACTCTGTCGTTCCATAGGAACCTATCTCACCGGAGCTTCAAGCTCCCGAAGTGGCTCGAGTACTCTTTTGCCTATTGCGGGGTCCTTGCCCTTCAG GGTAACCCAATAGATTGGGTGAGCACGCACAGGTACCACCATCAGTTCCGTGACTCAGAGAGAGACCCCCACAGCCCGAAGGAAGGCTTCTGGTTCAGTCACGTCAGCTGGCTTTTCGACACTGACTATGTGGCCGAGAGG TGTGGAGGACCAAACAATGTGGTGGACTTGCAGAAGCAGCCTTTCTACAGGTTCGTGCAGAGCACTTACATTGCACATCCCATTGCACTTGCAGCTCTCCTCTACGCTCTCGGTGGATTCCCCTTCCTTGTTTGGGGAATG GGAGTCAGAACGACTTGGGTTTACCACATCACATGGCTGGTGAATTCGGCTTGCCATGTATGGGGAAAGCAAGCTTGGAACACGAATGACCTGTCCAGGAACAATTGGTGGGTCGCGCTACTCTCATTCGGGGAGGGTTGGCACAATAACCACCACGCATTCGAGTACTCAGCCCGCCATGGTCTTGAGTGGTGGCAGCTCGACATGACCTGGTACATGATCCGGCTCCTCCAGGCTGTTGGACTGGCCACGGATGTCAAGCTGCCTTCTGAGATTCAGAGGCAGAGATTGGCACTGGAGACGGCAAACTGA
- the LOC116193162 gene encoding glucan endo-1,3-beta-glucosidase 14: MKCCSSDNSPTKQMGFSSVFLWLLLIFFFCFPNVMTVQAFTGTYGVNYGRIADNIPPPSNVVTLLKAAKIKNIRIYDADHSVLTAFKGSGIEIVIGVGNEFLKDMSVGEDGAMNWIKENVEPFLPGTQIRGIAVGNEILGSTDVELWEALLPAAKNIYSALDRLDLTDKIQVQTAHSEAVFGSSYPPSAGAFREDVLPYMKPLLQFFSQIGSPFYINAYPFLAYKSDPSHIDINYALFRSNSGTYDAKTNLHYDNMFDAMVDAAYAALEKAGFAKMEVIVSETGWASKGDPDEAGATVKNARTYNYNLRKRLLKKKGTPYRPKISAKAYVFALFNENLKPGPTSERNFGLFKADGSISYNIGFTGLVSSSPSLPPLSLRVLTMTICVAVLLLKLI; this comes from the exons ATGAAATGCTGTTCCTCTGATAACTCCCCGACCAAACAAATGGGCTTCTCCTCCGTCTTCCTATGGCTcctcctcatcttcttcttctgttttcctAATG TCATGACAGTGCAGGCATTCACGGGGACTTATGGAGTGAACTACGGGCGCATCGCCGACAACATCCCACCCCCTTCGAACGTAGTGACACTCCTCAAGGCAGCGAAGATCAAGAACATCAGGATATATGACGCCGACCACAGCGTCCTGACAGCCTTTAAGGGCTCGGGGATTGAGATAGTCATCGGGGTCGGGAATGAGTTCCTCAAGGACATGAGCGTGGGTGAGGACGGGGCCATGAACTGGATCAAAGAGAATGTGGAGCCCTTTCTCCCCGGAACGCAGATTCGGGGGATAGCTGTCGGGAATGAAATACTTGGAAGCACGGACGTCGAGCTCTGGGAGGCCCTACTCCCAGCTGCCAAGAACATCTACAGTGCCCTCGACCGCCTTGATCTGACCGACAAAATTCAG GTTCAAACTGCGCACTCAGAGGCCGTGTTTGGGAGCTCATACCCACCATCGGCAGGGGCTTTTCGGGAAGATGTGCTACCATACATGAAGCCGCTCTTGCAGTTCTTCTCGCAGATTGGATCGCCGTTTTACATCAATGCATACCCGTTCCTCGCCTACAAGAGCGACCCTAGCCATATTGACATCAATTATGCGCTCTTCCGATCAAATTCCGGGACGTACGATGCTAAAACTAATCTACATTACGACAACATGTTTGACGCCATGGTGGACGCGGCTTACGCTGCCCTGGAGAAGGCTGGCTTTGCAAAGATGGAG GTCATTGTCTCGGAGACAGGCTGGGCCTCGAAGGGTGACCCTGATGAGGCAGGGGCCACTGTGAAGAATGCCAGGACGTATAACTATAATCTACGGAAACGATtactgaagaagaaggggaCCCCTTACCGGCCCAAGATCTCCGCGAAGGCATACGTGTTTGCGCTGTTCAACGAGAACCTGAAGCCGGGTCCCACGTCGGAGAGGAACTTCGGGCTGTTTAAGGCTGATGGAAGCATTTCGTATAATATCGGGTTTACTGGCTTAGTGTCTTCTTCGCCATCATTGCCTCCTCTCTCCCTCCGG GTCCTGACAATGACAATCTGTGTTGCTGTTCTTCTCTTGAAATTAATCTGA
- the LOC116192456 gene encoding uncharacterized protein LOC116192456, producing the protein MSSSMLGSQSLVLATTAMVVSSTVLFLTFSRHKSDPAERPLRSCLCSDRNKLGQKKKKNKRVKFAESVKEPRTNGKEFRRRQRRDSRPVEKSCRECEISSSRAPGMPANRAALYSGILRDRAQRMECY; encoded by the exons atGTCATCTTCTATGCTGGGTTCGCAGAGCTTGGTCTTAGCCACAACAGCTATGGTGGTCTCGAGCACGGTCCTCTTCCTCACCTTCTCTCGGCACAAAAGCGATCCCGCGGAGCGGCCTCTTCGTTCTTGCTTATGCTCAG ATCGGAATAAATTGgggcagaagaagaagaagaataagagggTGAAATTCGCGGAGAGCGTGAAGGAACCGAGAACGAACGGGAAAGAGTTCAGGAGGAGACAGCGGAGGGACTCTCGTCCAGTGGAGAAAAGCTGCAGGGAGTGCGAGATTTCTTCTTCACGGGCGCCGGGGATGCCGGCGAACAGGGCTGCCCTGTACAGTGGAATCCTCAGGGATCGAGCTCAGAGGATGGAGTGCTACTGA